A stretch of Brassica rapa cultivar Chiifu-401-42 chromosome A08, CAAS_Brap_v3.01, whole genome shotgun sequence DNA encodes these proteins:
- the LOC103868097 gene encoding nuclear pore complex protein NUP98A isoform X1, translating to MFGSSNPFGQSSGTGSSPFGTQSLFGQTSNTSSNNPFAPAPATPFGTSSPFGAQTGSSIFGGTSTGVFGAPQASSPFGSTTTFGASSSPAFGSSTPAFGASPAPSPFGGSSGFGQGFSTPQSNPFGSTAQQSQPAFGNSTFGSSTPFGATSTPAFGASSTPSFGATSTPSFGASSTPAFGATSTPAFGTSNQPSFGATNTPAFGASPTPAFGSTGNTFGNTGFGSGGAFGASSTPAFGASSTPAFGASSTPAFGAAGAPSFGASSTPAFGASSSPAFGASSTPTFGASNTSSFSFGSSPAFGQSTAAFGSTAFGSTPSPFGAQGAQASTPTFGSSGFGQSPFGGGQQQGGSRAVPYAPTVEADTASGTPAGKLESISAMPAYKDKSHEELRWEDYQRGDKGGPRPAGQSPGNTGFGISAAQPNPFAPSPAFGQTPANPTNPFSSSTSTNPFAPQTPAIASSGFGAATSTFGSSPFGVTSSSNLFGSTPAATTSVFGSSSAFGTTTSSPLFGSSSTPGFGSSPSIFGSASGQGATSAFGNTQSASLFSSNPSMPTGSAFGQTGSAFGQTGSAFGQTGSAFGQFGQSSAPAFGQTNMFNKPSTGFGNMFSSSSTLTTSSSSPFGQTTPAGMTPFQSSQPGQASNGFGFNNFGQTPAANATGTAGGMGFFGQGNFGQTPAPPSSVVLQPVAVTNPFGTLPAMPQISINQSGNSASIQYGISSLPVVDKPVSVRVSSLLTSRHLLQRRVRLPARKYRPDDNGPKVPFFTDDEETPSSTPKADALFIPRENPRALVIRPAQQWSSRGKSTVPKERPTAPVHENGKSPDIATDAANHDKNGKREIGSAEESTHPSANGNQKSNGTTSTDHAAEKDRPYRTLGGNRAGEAATDIEALMPKLRQSDYFTEPRIPELAAKERADPGYCSRVKDFVVGRHGYGSIKFMGETDVRRLDLESLVQFNNREVIVYLDESKKPAVGEGLNKPAEVTLLNIKCVDKKTGKQFTEGERVEKYKMMLKRKAEAQGAEFVSFDPVKGEWKFRVDHFSSYKLDDDEA from the exons ATGTTTGGATCATCTAATC cTTTTGGACAGTCATCTGGTACTGGTAGCAGCCCGTTTGGGACCCAATCTTTGTTTGGTCAGACCAGCAACACAAGCAGTAATAATCCCTTTGCTCCAGCTCCGGcaacaccgtttggaacatctTCACCTTTTGGTGCACAGACAGGGAGTTCAATCTTTGGTGGCACTTCAACCGGTGTGTTTGGTGCACCTCAAGCCTCCTCTCCGTTCGGCTCTACCACAACTTTTGGAGCTTCTTCATCACCTGCATTTGGGAGTTCTACTCCGGCCTTTGGAGCTTCCCCAGCACCTTCACCTTTTGGTG GGTCTTCTGGTTTTGGGCAGGGATTTTCAACGCCTCAGTCAAATCCTTTTGGAAGCACAGCGCAGCAATCTCAACCTGCATTTGGAAACAGCACTTTTGGTTCATCCACACCTTTTGGTGCCACGAGCACGCCTGCCTTCGGTGCATCAAGCACGCCTTCCTTCGGCGCTACAAGCACACCCTCGTTTGGTGCATCGAGCACGCCTGCCTTTGGTGCCACAAGCACGCCTGCCTTCGGCACCTCTAACCAGCCTTCTTTTGGCGCCACAAACACACCTGCATTTGGAGCTTCACCGACTCCAGCCTTTGGTAGCACTGGCAACACGTTTGGGAACACTGGCTTTGGTTCTGGAGGTGCTTTTGGAGCTTCTAGCACCCCCGCTTTTGGTGCATCAAGCACACCTGCTTTTGGTGCATCAAGCACTCCTGCTTTTGGTGCAGCAGGCGCTCCTTCCTTTGGTGCATCAAGTACTCCTGCCTTTGGTGCATCAAGTTCTCCTGCCTTTGGAGCATCCAGTACTCCTACTTTTGGTGCATCAAATACCTCATCGTTCAGTTTTGGATCCTCCCCAGCTTTTGGCCAGTCCACAGCAGCGTTTGGCAGCACCGCATTTGGCTCTACACCATCTCCCTTTGGAGCCCAAG GTGCGCAGGCTTCAACCCCAACATTTGGTAGTTCTGGTTTTGGTCAATCACCTTTCGGTGGTGGTCAACAACAAGGGGGCAGTCGAGCCGTGCCTTATGCACCGACAGTTGAGGCAGATACAGCCAGTGGTACGCCTGCTGGAAAGTTGGAATCTATTTCTGCCATGCCGGCATACAAAGATAAAAGCCATGAGGAGCTAAGGTGGGAAGACTACCAGCGGGGAGATAAAG GTGGACCACGTCCTGCCGGTCAGTCTCCTGGAAATACCGGATTTGGTATATCAGCTGCTCAGCCAAATCCTTTTGCTCCATCACCGGCGTTTGGTCAGACACCAGCAAATCCAACAAACCCCTTTTCGAGCTCAACATCTACCAACCCCTTTGCCCCTCAAACCCCAGCAATTGCCAGTTCGGGTTTTGGAGCGGCTACTTCAACTTTTGGTTCCTCGCCCTTTGGTGTAACATCTTCATCCAATCTTTTTGGGTCAACCCCAGCAGCTACCACATCCGTTTTTGGATCATCCTCCGCTTTTGGAACGACGACATCATCACCGTTATTTGGTTCGTCAAGCACTCCTGGATTTGGCTCTTCTCCATCAATATTTGGTTCAGCTTCAGGTCAGGGCGCAACTTCAGCATTTGGAAACACTCAGTCAGCTAGTCTGTTTAGCTCAAACCCCTCGATGCCGACTGGTTCTGCATTTGGGCAGACTGGTTCTGCATTTGGACAGACTGGTTCTGCATTTGGACAGACTGGTTCTGCTTTTGGACAGTTCGGACAGAGTAGTGCTCCTGCATTCGGCCAAACTAACATGTTCAATAAGCCTTCTACTGGGTTTGGCAACATGTTTTCAAGTTCTTCAACACTAACCACGTCTAGCAGCTCTCCATTTGGACAAACAACG CCTGCTGGTATGACACCTTTTCAATCATCTCAGCCAGGCCAAGCGTCAAATGGTTTTGGTTTCAACAACTTCGGCCAAACACCAGCAG CTAATGCAACTGGGACTGCCGGTGGAATGGGATTTTTTGGTCAAGGCAACTTCGGACAAAC gcCTGCTCCGCCAAGCTCTGTTGTTTTGCAGCCGGTTGCTGTTACAAATCCATTTGGAACACTTCCTGCTATGCCTCAGATTTCAATAAATCAAAGTGGAAACTCAGCTTCGATTCAATATGGAATCTCCAGCTTGCCT GTTGTTGACAAACCTGTTTCTGTTAGAGTATCATCTCTCCTGACTTCTCGACACCTTTTACAAAGGCGGGTGAGATTGCCAGCGAGAAAGTACCGCCCTGACGACAATGGTCCTAAG GTTCCATTTTTCACTGATGACGAGGAGACCCCCTCAAGTACACCAAAGGCGGATGCTCTTTTCATTCCAAGGGAGAACCCTAGAGCTCTAGTTATACGCCCAGCTCAACAGTGGTCTTCAAGGGGCAAATCAACAGTTCCAAAGGAGCGTCCGACTGCTCCAGTACATGAAAATG GGAAGAGTCCAGACATAGCTACTGATGCCGCAAACCATGACA AAAATGGTAAAAGAGAAATTGGCTCTGCTGAAGAAAGCACTCATCCATCAGCCAATGGAAATCAGAAATCAAACGGCACAACAAGCACAGATCATGCTGCGGAGAAAGATCGTCCCTACAGAACACTAGGCGGAAACAGAGCCGGGGAAGCCGCAACAGATATCGAGGCGCTAATGCCAAAGCTGCGTCAATCCGATTATTTCACCGAGCCACGAATCCCAGAACTAGCGGCTAAAGAAAGAGCAGATCCTGGTTATTGCAGTCGAGTTAAAGACTTCGTGGTGGGACGCCACGGTTACGGGAGCATAAAGTTTATGGGAGAGACGGATGTTCGTAGACTAGACTTGGAATCTCTGGTTCAGTTCAACAACCGGGAAGTGATTGTCTACCTAGACGAGAGCAAGAAACCGGCGGTTGGGGAAGGGCTGAACAAACCGGCGGAGGTAACGTTGCTTAACATCAAATGCGTTGATAAGAAGACGGGGAAACAGTTTACTGAAGGAGAGAGAGTGGAGAAGTATAAGATGATGCTTAAGAGGAAAGCAGAGGCACAAGGAGCTGAGTTTGTGTCGTTTGATCCCGTGAAGGGCGAGTGGAAGTTTCGCGTCGATCATTTTAGCTCCTATAAGCTCGACGATGATGAAGCTTAA
- the LOC103868099 gene encoding dnaJ homolog subfamily B member 1 yields MGVDYYNVLKVSKNANDDDLKKSYRRLAMKYHPDKNPTSKKEAEAKFKQISEAYDVLSDPRRRQIYDQHGEEGLKSSDLPSAAETASSAAAAAKQRSYSSRRDDSEFRYYPRDAEDIFAEFFGTSRDSFAGGGTSGVGGGGRRFKSAEAGGQANKKTSPANKKAAPANRKAADIESALPCTLEELYKGGKKKMRISRLVPDEFGKPKTVQEILKIDIKPGWKKGTKITFPEKGNQEPGVTPADLTFVVDEKPHPVYTRDGNDLIFEKKVSLIDALTGVTVSLTTLDGRNLTIPVLDIVKPAHEIVIPNEGMPTKEPLKRGDLRVRFEVLFPSRLTSEQKSDLKRVLGGS; encoded by the exons ATGGGTGTTGATTACTACAATGTCCTGAAGGTGAGCAAAAACGCTAACGACGATGATCTCAAGAAGTCTTACCGGCGTCTCGCCATGAAGTACCACCCCGACAAGAACCCCACGAGCAAGAAAGAGGCCGAGGCCAAGTTCAAGCAGATCTCCGAAGCTTACGACGTCCTCAGCGATCCTCGCAGACGTCAGATCTACGATCAGCACGGCGAAGAAGGGCTAAAGTCTTCAGATTTGCCTTCCGCGGCGGAGACGGCGTCgtcggcggcggcggcggcgaagCAGAGGAGTTACTCGTCGCGTCGTGACGACTCCGAGTTTCGGTATTATCCGCGTGATGCTGAAGATATCTTCGCGGAGTTCTTTGGAACGTCGAGGGATAGCTTTGCCGGCGGTGGTACTAGCGGTGTCGGCGGCGGCGGGAGGAGGTTTAAAAGTGCTGAAGCAGGAGGTCAGGCGAATAAGAAGACGTCGCCGGCGAACAAGAAGGCGGCGCCGGCGAATAGGAAGGCGGCGGATATAGAGAGCGCGTTGCCTTGCACGTTGGAGGAGCTGTACAAAGgtgggaagaagaagatgcgAATCTCTCGCCTTGTTCCTGATGAGTTCGG GAAGCCAAAGACGGTGCAAGAGATCTTGAAGATAGATATTAAACCAGGTTGGAAGAAAGGAACAAAGATAACATTCCCTGAGAAAGGCAACCAAGAGCCTGGTGTCACTCCTGCTGATCTCACATTCGTCGTAGACGAGAAGCCTCATCCGGTTTACACAAGAGACGGTAACGATCTGATTTTTGAGAAGAAAGTCTCTTTGATAGATGCTTTAACCGGAGTCACCGTTAGCTTAACGACTCTTGACGGGAGGAATTTGACTATACCGGTTTTGGATATTGTTAAACCGGCTCATGAGATTGTAATCCCAAACGAAGGAATGCCAACTAAAGAGCCTTTGAAAAGAGGAGACTTAAGAGTCAGGTTTGAGGTCTTGTTCCCTTCGAGGCTTACATCGGAGCAGAAGAGTGacctcaagagagttcttggtGGAAGCTGA
- the LOC103868098 gene encoding exocyst complex component EXO84A, producing the protein MEARTRGSMSSSIGGSEELEANLTLSDRLKVFKGSTFDPEAYVTSKCQHMNEKETKHLTSYLVELKKASAEEMRKSVYANYAAFIRTSKEISALEGQLLSMRNLLSAQAALVHGLADGVHISSLCADDADDLTDQDLYNMDSKQLSKRETWVVEFFDRLEVLLAEKRVDESMAALEEGRRVAMEAQEQRTLSPSTLLSLNNEIKAKRQELADQLAEAIGQPSTRGGELRSAVLSLKKLGDGSRAHTLLLKSYERRLQANIQSLRGSNTSYGVAFAAALSQLVFSTIAQAASDSLAVVGEDPSYSSELVTWAVKQAESFALLLKRHTLASSAAAGSLRVTAECIQLCASHCSSLESRGLALSPVLLKHFRPGVEQALTGNLKRIEQSSAALAASDDWSLAYTPTGSRASSSTPTAPHLKLSISAQRFNSMVQEFLEDAGPLDEALQLDGIALDGVLQVFNAYVDLLINALPGSAENEENPVHRIVRIAETESQQTALLVNALLLADELIPRSASRILPQGSTNQSTPRRGASSDRQNRPEQREWKKKLQRSVDRLRDSFCRQHALELIFTEEGEVRLSSEIYILMDETTEEPEWFPSPIFQELFAKLTRISTIVSDMFVGRERFATILLMRLTETVILWISDDQSFWEEMETGDKPLGPLGLQQFYLDMEFVMIFSSQGRYLSRNLHQVIKNIIARAIEAVSATGLDPYTTLPEEEWFAEVAQIAIKMLTGKGNFGGHGERDVTSPSVSSAKSYTSN; encoded by the exons ATGGAAGCGAGAACAAGAGGATCAATGTCGTCGAGCATCGGCGGCTCCGAAGAACTCGAAGCCAATCTGACACTAAGTGATCGTCTTAAGGTTTTCAAGGGCTCCACGTTCGATCCCGAGGCTTATGTCACCTCCAAATGCCAACATATGAACGAAAag GAGACGAAACATTTGACTTCTTACCTCGTTGAACTAAAGAAAGCTTCTGCGGAAGAGATGCGTAAGAGTGTCTACGCAAACTATGCTGCCTTTATACG GACATCTAAGGAGATATCAGCTCTTGAAGGACAGCTTCTTTCAATGAGAAACCTTCTCTCTGCTCAAGCAGCTCTTGTCCACGGCTTAGCTGACGGCGTTCACATTAGTTCCTTATGTGCCGACGACGCTGATGACTTAACAGACCAAGACCTATACAACATGGATAGCAAACAGCTCTCTAAAAGAGAGACATGGGTTGTTGAGTTCTTTGACAGGCTTGAAGTTCTCTTAGCTGAGAAGAGAGTTGATGAATCCATGGCTGCACTAGAAGAAGGACGTCGTGTGGCCATGGAGGCACAGGAGCAGCGCACTCTCAGCCCCAGcactcttctttctctcaacaATGAGATCAAAGCAAAGAGACAGGAGTTAGCTGATCAGTTAGCTGAAGCTATAGGCCAGCCTTCTACAAGAGGAGGGGAGCTTAGATCAGCTGTCTTGTCTCTCAAGAAACTAGGCGACGGCTCTCGTGCTCACACGCTGCTTCTCAAGTCTTACGAGAGACGTCTACAAGCCAACATTCAAAGTTTAAGAGGCTCCAACACTTCATACGGTGTTGCCTTCGCCGCTGCTCTCTCTCAGCTTGTTTTCTCAACGATTGCTCAAGCTGCAAGCGACTCTCTAGCAGTTGTTGGAGAGGATCCTTCCTATTCGTCAGAGCTTGTCACATGGGCAGTTAAACAAGCAGAGTCTTTCGCTCTTTTACTCAAAAGACATACCTTAGCTTCATCTGCTGCTGCGGGAAGCTTGAGAGTAACCGCAGAGTGCATCCAGCTCTGTGCATCCCACTGCTCTTCATTAGAGTCTCGCGGCTTAGCTCTTTCTCCTGTTTTGTTGAAACACTTTAGACCGGGCGTTGAGCAAGCACTCACTGGAAACCTCAAGAGAATTGAACAAAGCAGTGCTGCTTTAGCTGCTTCAGATGATTGGTCACTGGCTTACACACCAACAGGCTCACGCGCCTCATCGAGTACTCCTACTGCACCTCATCTTAAGCTCTCTATAAGCGCTCAAAGATTCAACTCCATGGTTCAG GAGTTTCTGGAGGATGCTGGACCGCTAGATGAAGCCTTACAGCTAGATGGTATTGCACTAGACGGTGTTTTACAAGTGTTTAACGCATACGTGGACCTCTTGATCAATGCGTTACCCGGTTCAGCTGAAAACGAAGAGAATCCGGTTCACAGAATAGTTAGAATAGCCGAAACCGAGTCTCAACAAACAGCTTTGTTAGTCAACGCACTTCTCTTAGCAGACGAGCTAATCCCACGTTCCGCTTCAAGAATCTTACCACAAGGAAGCACGAACCAGTCCACTCCACGTAGAGGAGCTTCCTCGGATAGACAGAACAGGCCCGAGCAAAGAGAGTGGAAGAAAAAGCTTCAAAGATCGGTCGATAGATTACGAGACAGCTTTTGTAGACAACATGCACTCGAACTCATCTTCACCGAAGAAGGAGAAGTCCGTCTCAGCTCTGAGATATACATTCTCATGGACGAGACCACCGAAGAGCCTGAGTGGTTCCCTTCCCCGATCTTTCAGGAGCTCTTTGCGAAGCTGACGAGGATATCGACGATTGTGAGTGATATGTTCGTTGGGAGAGAGAGGTTCGCGACGATCTTGCTGATGAGGCTGACGGAGACGGTGATTCTTTGGATCTCTGATGATCAGAGCTTTTGGGAGGAGATGGAGACGGGAGATAAACCGTTGGGACCGCTTGGTCTTCAGCAGTTTTATCTGGATATGGAGTTTGTAATGATATTTTCCTCGCAAGGGAGGTACTTGTCGAGAAACCTTCACCAAGTTATTAAGAATATTATAGCTCGTGCCATCGAAGCTGTCTCAGCCACTGGACTCGACCCTTACAC AACGTTGCCGGAAGAAGAGTGGTTTGCGGAGGTAGCTCAGATAGCGATAAAGATGTTAACCGGAAAAGGCAACTTCGGCGGCCACGGAGAACGTGACGTCACTAGCCCTTCTGTTTCCTCTGCTAAATCTTACACTAGTAACTGA
- the LOC103868097 gene encoding nuclear pore complex protein NUP98A isoform X2: protein MFGSSNPFGQSSGTGSSPFGTQSLFGQTSNTSSNNPFAPAPATPFGTSSPFGAQTGSSIFGGTSTGVFGAPQASSPFGSTTTFGASSSPAFGSSTPAFGASPAPSPFGGSSGFGQGFSTPQSNPFGSTAQQSQPAFGNSTFGSSTPFGATSTPAFGASSTPSFGATSTPSFGASSTPAFGATSTPAFGTSNQPSFGATNTPAFGASPTPAFGSTGNTFGNTGFGSGGAFGASSTPAFGASSTPAFGASSTPAFGAAGAPSFGASSTPAFGASSSPAFGASSTPTFGASNTSSFSFGSSPAFGQSTAAFGSTAFGSTPSPFGAQGAQASTPTFGSSGFGQSPFGGGQQQGGSRAVPYAPTVEADTASGTPAGKLESISAMPAYKDKSHEELRWEDYQRGDKGGPRPAGQSPGNTGFGISAAQPNPFAPSPAFGQTPANPTNPFSSSTSTNPFAPQTPAIASSGFGAATSTFGSSPFGVTSSSNLFGSTPAATTSVFGSSSAFGTTTSSPLFGSSSTPGFGSSPSIFGSASGQGATSAFGNTQSASLFSSNPSMPTGSAFGQTGSAFGQTGSAFGQTGSAFGQFGQSSAPAFGQTNMFNKPSTGFGNMFSSSSTLTTSSSSPFGQTTPAGMTPFQSSQPGQASNGFGFNNFGQTPAANATGTAGGMGFFGQGNFGQTPAPPSSVVLQPVAVTNPFGTLPAMPQISINQSGNSASIQYGISSLPVVDKPVSVRVSSLLTSRHLLQRRVRLPARKYRPDDNGPKVPFFTDDEETPSSTPKADALFIPRENPRALVIRPAQQWSSRGKSTVPKERPTAPVHENGKSPDIATDAANHDKIGSAEESTHPSANGNQKSNGTTSTDHAAEKDRPYRTLGGNRAGEAATDIEALMPKLRQSDYFTEPRIPELAAKERADPGYCSRVKDFVVGRHGYGSIKFMGETDVRRLDLESLVQFNNREVIVYLDESKKPAVGEGLNKPAEVTLLNIKCVDKKTGKQFTEGERVEKYKMMLKRKAEAQGAEFVSFDPVKGEWKFRVDHFSSYKLDDDEA from the exons ATGTTTGGATCATCTAATC cTTTTGGACAGTCATCTGGTACTGGTAGCAGCCCGTTTGGGACCCAATCTTTGTTTGGTCAGACCAGCAACACAAGCAGTAATAATCCCTTTGCTCCAGCTCCGGcaacaccgtttggaacatctTCACCTTTTGGTGCACAGACAGGGAGTTCAATCTTTGGTGGCACTTCAACCGGTGTGTTTGGTGCACCTCAAGCCTCCTCTCCGTTCGGCTCTACCACAACTTTTGGAGCTTCTTCATCACCTGCATTTGGGAGTTCTACTCCGGCCTTTGGAGCTTCCCCAGCACCTTCACCTTTTGGTG GGTCTTCTGGTTTTGGGCAGGGATTTTCAACGCCTCAGTCAAATCCTTTTGGAAGCACAGCGCAGCAATCTCAACCTGCATTTGGAAACAGCACTTTTGGTTCATCCACACCTTTTGGTGCCACGAGCACGCCTGCCTTCGGTGCATCAAGCACGCCTTCCTTCGGCGCTACAAGCACACCCTCGTTTGGTGCATCGAGCACGCCTGCCTTTGGTGCCACAAGCACGCCTGCCTTCGGCACCTCTAACCAGCCTTCTTTTGGCGCCACAAACACACCTGCATTTGGAGCTTCACCGACTCCAGCCTTTGGTAGCACTGGCAACACGTTTGGGAACACTGGCTTTGGTTCTGGAGGTGCTTTTGGAGCTTCTAGCACCCCCGCTTTTGGTGCATCAAGCACACCTGCTTTTGGTGCATCAAGCACTCCTGCTTTTGGTGCAGCAGGCGCTCCTTCCTTTGGTGCATCAAGTACTCCTGCCTTTGGTGCATCAAGTTCTCCTGCCTTTGGAGCATCCAGTACTCCTACTTTTGGTGCATCAAATACCTCATCGTTCAGTTTTGGATCCTCCCCAGCTTTTGGCCAGTCCACAGCAGCGTTTGGCAGCACCGCATTTGGCTCTACACCATCTCCCTTTGGAGCCCAAG GTGCGCAGGCTTCAACCCCAACATTTGGTAGTTCTGGTTTTGGTCAATCACCTTTCGGTGGTGGTCAACAACAAGGGGGCAGTCGAGCCGTGCCTTATGCACCGACAGTTGAGGCAGATACAGCCAGTGGTACGCCTGCTGGAAAGTTGGAATCTATTTCTGCCATGCCGGCATACAAAGATAAAAGCCATGAGGAGCTAAGGTGGGAAGACTACCAGCGGGGAGATAAAG GTGGACCACGTCCTGCCGGTCAGTCTCCTGGAAATACCGGATTTGGTATATCAGCTGCTCAGCCAAATCCTTTTGCTCCATCACCGGCGTTTGGTCAGACACCAGCAAATCCAACAAACCCCTTTTCGAGCTCAACATCTACCAACCCCTTTGCCCCTCAAACCCCAGCAATTGCCAGTTCGGGTTTTGGAGCGGCTACTTCAACTTTTGGTTCCTCGCCCTTTGGTGTAACATCTTCATCCAATCTTTTTGGGTCAACCCCAGCAGCTACCACATCCGTTTTTGGATCATCCTCCGCTTTTGGAACGACGACATCATCACCGTTATTTGGTTCGTCAAGCACTCCTGGATTTGGCTCTTCTCCATCAATATTTGGTTCAGCTTCAGGTCAGGGCGCAACTTCAGCATTTGGAAACACTCAGTCAGCTAGTCTGTTTAGCTCAAACCCCTCGATGCCGACTGGTTCTGCATTTGGGCAGACTGGTTCTGCATTTGGACAGACTGGTTCTGCATTTGGACAGACTGGTTCTGCTTTTGGACAGTTCGGACAGAGTAGTGCTCCTGCATTCGGCCAAACTAACATGTTCAATAAGCCTTCTACTGGGTTTGGCAACATGTTTTCAAGTTCTTCAACACTAACCACGTCTAGCAGCTCTCCATTTGGACAAACAACG CCTGCTGGTATGACACCTTTTCAATCATCTCAGCCAGGCCAAGCGTCAAATGGTTTTGGTTTCAACAACTTCGGCCAAACACCAGCAG CTAATGCAACTGGGACTGCCGGTGGAATGGGATTTTTTGGTCAAGGCAACTTCGGACAAAC gcCTGCTCCGCCAAGCTCTGTTGTTTTGCAGCCGGTTGCTGTTACAAATCCATTTGGAACACTTCCTGCTATGCCTCAGATTTCAATAAATCAAAGTGGAAACTCAGCTTCGATTCAATATGGAATCTCCAGCTTGCCT GTTGTTGACAAACCTGTTTCTGTTAGAGTATCATCTCTCCTGACTTCTCGACACCTTTTACAAAGGCGGGTGAGATTGCCAGCGAGAAAGTACCGCCCTGACGACAATGGTCCTAAG GTTCCATTTTTCACTGATGACGAGGAGACCCCCTCAAGTACACCAAAGGCGGATGCTCTTTTCATTCCAAGGGAGAACCCTAGAGCTCTAGTTATACGCCCAGCTCAACAGTGGTCTTCAAGGGGCAAATCAACAGTTCCAAAGGAGCGTCCGACTGCTCCAGTACATGAAAATG GGAAGAGTCCAGACATAGCTACTGATGCCGCAAACCATGACA AAATTGGCTCTGCTGAAGAAAGCACTCATCCATCAGCCAATGGAAATCAGAAATCAAACGGCACAACAAGCACAGATCATGCTGCGGAGAAAGATCGTCCCTACAGAACACTAGGCGGAAACAGAGCCGGGGAAGCCGCAACAGATATCGAGGCGCTAATGCCAAAGCTGCGTCAATCCGATTATTTCACCGAGCCACGAATCCCAGAACTAGCGGCTAAAGAAAGAGCAGATCCTGGTTATTGCAGTCGAGTTAAAGACTTCGTGGTGGGACGCCACGGTTACGGGAGCATAAAGTTTATGGGAGAGACGGATGTTCGTAGACTAGACTTGGAATCTCTGGTTCAGTTCAACAACCGGGAAGTGATTGTCTACCTAGACGAGAGCAAGAAACCGGCGGTTGGGGAAGGGCTGAACAAACCGGCGGAGGTAACGTTGCTTAACATCAAATGCGTTGATAAGAAGACGGGGAAACAGTTTACTGAAGGAGAGAGAGTGGAGAAGTATAAGATGATGCTTAAGAGGAAAGCAGAGGCACAAGGAGCTGAGTTTGTGTCGTTTGATCCCGTGAAGGGCGAGTGGAAGTTTCGCGTCGATCATTTTAGCTCCTATAAGCTCGACGATGATGAAGCTTAA